Proteins encoded within one genomic window of Amycolatopsis sp. 2-15:
- a CDS encoding KAP family P-loop NTPase fold protein codes for MATPAFDAYGYSLDAHGPGVDRFVVLNDAPLREGDGADLLETTRVARGLADLIVASRDAAPFALAVDAAWGMGKSSLMRELESTLAAEPAVAVVWFNAWTSGQASALEGLIKSVLLRFDRNLVRRAVRSIQRRTHLLGVLRAAALVSGSVFGLGRLVDEIWRALSLDARSRNQMKGVLRDLFAAWLAKGAQAGDRRLLVVFVDDLDRCAAERIVEVCEATKLYLDVPGVVFVLACDQAVLWKAVQGAAADDEPAGAVEYLEKIIQINYRIPPPSTASALRLVDGYLEMSRTAGLFDESMKSVIIERSGGTRGGSSGSSTVSCWSTT; via the coding sequence ATGGCCACGCCCGCGTTCGACGCCTACGGCTACAGCCTCGACGCGCACGGCCCGGGCGTCGACCGGTTCGTGGTGCTCAACGACGCGCCGCTGCGCGAAGGCGACGGCGCCGACCTGCTGGAGACGACCCGGGTCGCGCGCGGCCTCGCCGACCTCATCGTCGCATCGCGCGACGCCGCGCCGTTCGCGCTCGCCGTGGATGCCGCCTGGGGCATGGGCAAGAGCAGCCTGATGCGCGAACTGGAGTCGACGCTGGCCGCCGAGCCGGCGGTAGCGGTGGTGTGGTTCAACGCGTGGACGTCGGGGCAGGCCAGCGCGCTCGAAGGCCTGATCAAGTCCGTGCTACTGCGCTTCGATCGCAACCTCGTGCGGCGGGCCGTGCGGTCGATCCAGCGGCGGACCCACCTGCTGGGGGTGCTGCGTGCGGCCGCGCTGGTGTCGGGCAGCGTGTTCGGCCTCGGCCGGCTGGTCGACGAGATCTGGCGGGCGCTCTCGCTCGATGCCCGGTCCCGCAACCAGATGAAGGGTGTGCTGCGCGACTTGTTCGCGGCCTGGTTGGCCAAGGGTGCGCAAGCGGGCGACCGCCGCCTGTTGGTGGTGTTCGTCGACGACCTCGACCGCTGTGCGGCCGAGCGCATCGTCGAGGTGTGCGAAGCGACCAAGCTGTACCTCGACGTGCCGGGTGTCGTGTTCGTGCTGGCCTGCGACCAGGCGGTGCTGTGGAAGGCCGTGCAAGGCGCGGCGGCCGACGACGAGCCGGCGGGCGCGGTCGAGTACCTGGAGAAGATCATCCAGATCAACTACCGGATTCCGCCGCCGAGCACCGCGTCGGCGCTGCGGCTCGTCGACGGTTACCTGGAGATGTCGCGAACCGCGGGCCTGTTCGACGAGTCGATGAAGAGCGTGATCATCGAACGTTCCGGCGGAACCCGCGGCGGATCAAGCGGCTCATCAACAGTTTCGTGCTGGAGTACCACCTGA
- a CDS encoding response regulator, with protein sequence MLEYHLNRSWDELGVANLVRVVLLQHFYPAFYGILVNPREADPIRDFLRYHEFRAQVRHGDAEDRHDWRELFTDKRLRPPDPAQRSLTESLAELERELPAQFPLLVADRDFVALLESLDGPVNSDRFRPLLRKPLTGGPALSPPEPAYLAPWSQPRQPLTATGDDVDLAGLRVLWIDDNPVSNRRVIERLSNAGAAVTTATDRTSDFAAALRDGEPDVVLSDFTRDGDPFRGVDDLAYIRERGLYHGPVIFCSGQRLPQLLRRVEEPGAIGPTNDENEIVRWVARIAAPKAAPRPPG encoded by the coding sequence GTGCTGGAGTACCACCTGAACCGGTCGTGGGACGAGCTCGGCGTCGCCAACCTCGTCCGGGTCGTGCTGCTGCAGCACTTCTACCCGGCCTTCTACGGCATTCTGGTCAACCCGCGTGAGGCGGACCCGATCCGGGACTTCCTGCGCTACCACGAGTTCCGCGCGCAGGTCCGGCACGGCGACGCCGAGGATCGCCACGACTGGCGGGAACTGTTCACGGACAAGCGACTCCGGCCGCCCGACCCCGCACAGCGGTCGCTCACGGAGTCGCTTGCCGAGCTGGAACGCGAGCTGCCGGCCCAGTTCCCGTTGCTGGTCGCGGACCGCGACTTCGTCGCGCTGCTCGAAAGCCTCGACGGGCCCGTCAATTCGGACCGGTTCCGGCCGCTCCTGCGCAAGCCGCTGACCGGTGGCCCCGCGCTGTCCCCGCCGGAGCCGGCGTACTTGGCGCCGTGGTCACAACCGCGGCAACCCCTGACGGCGACCGGCGACGACGTCGATCTCGCCGGCTTGCGAGTGCTGTGGATCGACGACAACCCGGTCAGCAACCGCCGGGTGATCGAGCGGCTGTCGAACGCCGGGGCCGCCGTGACGACCGCGACGGACCGCACCTCGGATTTCGCCGCGGCACTGCGTGATGGTGAACCCGACGTCGTCCTCTCCGACTTCACCCGCGACGGCGACCCATTCAGGGGCGTCGACGACCTGGCCTACATCCGCGAGCGCGGCCTCTACCACGGGCCGGTGATCTTCTGCTCCGGTCAGCGGCTCCCGCAACTACTGCGCCGCGTCGAAGAGCCGGGTGCGATCGGCCCGACCAACGACGAGAACGAGATCGTCCGCTGGGTGGCGCGCATCGCGGCGCCGAAGGCCGCGCCACGTCCACCTGGCTAG
- the helR gene encoding RNA polymerase recycling motor ATPase HelR, with product MSAEGYEQELQSERAYVAGLYTRLDGERARVKGEYEAALGENGGTPMERDVRVRALGREVRRLDVVDNGLCFGRLDALDADVSYIGRIGLFDEEDEYRPVLLDWRAPAARPFYTATGANPENVRRRRQFHTRGRRVIEFTDEVLGRPASGEHSDADADDAALLAAVNAPRGEGMRDIVATIQAEQDEIIRLDHPGVLVIEGGPGTGKTVVALHRVAYLLYTQRERMERHGALVVGPNPAFLNHIGRVLPSLGETDVVFTTTGGFVPGLHVTAEDGPEAARLKGELKILDVLAAAIADRQRTPEEPVPITVGDVTVRIDAETAQWAVEEARASGLPHNEARDVFTEIVTYVLTERAINRIGRGWLGRDDREERDDLKRTLVKDLAGNPRFVAAVDELWPILTPQGLLASLYESPERLRAAGADAALLREDGEAWTVSDVPLLDELVDLLGRDKAADARAEQAAERERRTQAAYAANVLDSLIEREDLNDDVGLLAKDLLYAEDLADRFTERDTRDLVERAAADRDWTYRHVVVDEAQELSEMDWRVLMRRCPGRSFTVVGDLAQRRSAAGATSWASMLERYVSDRWVYRSLTVNYRTPAEIMSVAAAVLAGFAPGIRPPESVRANGVQPWSRPVTEAELPAAVEEFAREEAGREGTSVVIGPADVPGAVPAAETKGLEFDSVLVVDPDRILDDGPRGAAELYVALTRATQRLGVLHRGPLPVALTGLTELAAPATAGRQP from the coding sequence GTGTCGGCCGAGGGGTACGAACAGGAATTGCAGTCCGAGCGCGCGTACGTCGCCGGGCTTTACACGCGGCTCGACGGGGAACGGGCGCGGGTGAAGGGCGAGTACGAGGCGGCGCTGGGGGAAAACGGCGGGACGCCCATGGAGCGCGACGTCCGCGTGCGCGCGCTGGGCAGGGAGGTGCGAAGGCTGGACGTGGTGGACAACGGCCTGTGCTTCGGCCGCCTGGACGCGCTCGACGCCGACGTGTCCTACATCGGCCGCATCGGGTTGTTCGACGAGGAGGACGAGTACCGGCCCGTGCTGCTCGACTGGCGGGCGCCCGCGGCGCGCCCGTTCTACACCGCGACCGGGGCGAACCCGGAGAACGTGCGCCGGCGGCGCCAGTTCCACACGCGCGGGCGGCGGGTCATCGAGTTCACCGACGAGGTGCTCGGCCGGCCTGCCTCCGGCGAGCACAGTGACGCCGACGCCGACGACGCGGCGCTGCTGGCGGCCGTCAACGCGCCGCGCGGCGAGGGCATGCGCGACATCGTGGCGACGATCCAGGCCGAGCAGGACGAGATCATCCGGCTCGACCATCCCGGCGTGCTGGTGATCGAGGGCGGCCCGGGCACCGGGAAGACCGTGGTGGCGCTGCACCGCGTCGCCTACCTGCTCTACACGCAGCGCGAGCGGATGGAACGCCACGGCGCGCTGGTCGTCGGGCCGAACCCGGCGTTCCTGAACCACATCGGGCGCGTGCTGCCGTCGCTGGGCGAGACGGACGTGGTGTTCACGACCACCGGCGGTTTCGTGCCCGGCCTGCACGTGACCGCCGAGGATGGGCCGGAGGCGGCGCGGCTGAAGGGTGAGCTGAAGATCCTCGACGTGCTGGCCGCCGCGATCGCCGACCGGCAGCGGACGCCGGAGGAGCCGGTGCCGATCACGGTCGGCGACGTCACCGTGCGCATCGACGCCGAGACCGCGCAGTGGGCCGTCGAAGAGGCGCGCGCGAGCGGGCTGCCGCACAACGAGGCCCGCGACGTGTTCACCGAGATCGTCACCTACGTGCTCACCGAGCGAGCGATCAACCGCATCGGCCGCGGCTGGCTGGGCCGCGACGACCGCGAGGAACGTGACGACCTCAAGCGCACCCTCGTCAAGGACCTCGCCGGCAACCCGCGGTTCGTCGCCGCCGTCGACGAGCTGTGGCCCATCCTCACGCCGCAAGGCCTGCTGGCGTCGCTCTACGAGTCACCGGAGCGGCTGCGCGCGGCCGGCGCCGACGCGGCGCTGCTGCGTGAAGACGGCGAGGCCTGGACGGTGTCGGACGTGCCGCTGCTCGACGAGCTCGTCGACCTGCTGGGCCGCGACAAGGCCGCCGACGCCCGGGCCGAGCAGGCCGCCGAGCGGGAGCGCAGGACCCAGGCCGCCTACGCTGCCAACGTGCTCGACTCGCTCATCGAACGCGAGGACCTCAACGACGACGTCGGCCTGCTCGCCAAGGACCTGCTCTACGCCGAGGACCTCGCCGACCGGTTCACCGAACGCGACACCCGCGACCTCGTCGAACGCGCCGCCGCCGACCGCGACTGGACCTACCGCCACGTGGTGGTCGACGAGGCCCAGGAACTGTCCGAAATGGACTGGCGCGTGCTGATGCGCCGCTGCCCGGGCCGCTCCTTCACCGTCGTCGGCGACCTCGCGCAACGCCGCTCGGCAGCCGGGGCGACGTCGTGGGCCTCGATGCTGGAGCGCTACGTGAGCGACCGCTGGGTGTACCGCTCCCTCACGGTCAACTACCGCACGCCGGCGGAGATCATGAGCGTCGCGGCCGCGGTGCTCGCCGGGTTCGCCCCGGGGATCCGGCCACCGGAGTCGGTGCGCGCCAACGGGGTCCAGCCGTGGTCCCGGCCCGTCACCGAGGCCGAACTGCCCGCCGCGGTGGAGGAGTTCGCGCGGGAGGAGGCCGGGCGCGAGGGCACCAGCGTCGTCATCGGGCCCGCGGACGTGCCCGGCGCGGTGCCGGCCGCGGAGACGAAGGGGCTGGAGTTCGACTCCGTCCTGGTCGTCGACCCGGACCGCATCCTCGACGACGGCCCCCGCGGCGCCGCCGAGCTGTATGTGGCGCTCACCCGCGCGACGCAGCGCCTCGGCGTCCTGCACCGCGGCCCGTTGCCGGTGGCGCTGACGGGACTCACCGAACTGGCGGCGCCGGCTACGGCAGGACGTCAGCCGTAA
- a CDS encoding DUF6528 family protein, whose protein sequence is MRRFSAVAAMVETAVAVVALVAAVPSVADAAPAGSGTPIVITEQGFDQIDILDATDAAFGAAKTLWTWKPTAANGFADLTTAWGLPDEAQLRHLGTQQYLLTTDSYGLAAVVSYPQGTGSYWAANVGASNNPHSAELLPDGNVAVTASNGGFVRVYTASQGNRSTTYAQFDLPGAHGVYYDPTTRLLWAVGNGDLVGLDVAGTPAAPTLGKVVDTPLPAGPTSYGHDVYPVRGNADRLWVTTVAGVFQYSLSAHTFTKDFAGQATIDRPDVKSIGDAPVTGQVVTSAIQPGNACPWCTDTVDLYRPQHALELHGGQIYKARWWLDPRP, encoded by the coding sequence ATGCGCAGATTCTCGGCGGTGGCGGCGATGGTGGAAACCGCGGTGGCCGTCGTGGCACTGGTGGCCGCGGTCCCGTCGGTGGCCGACGCCGCACCCGCGGGATCGGGCACCCCGATCGTGATCACCGAGCAGGGCTTCGACCAGATCGACATCCTCGACGCGACCGACGCCGCCTTCGGCGCGGCCAAGACGCTGTGGACGTGGAAACCGACGGCGGCCAACGGCTTCGCGGACCTGACCACCGCGTGGGGACTGCCCGACGAGGCCCAGCTGCGCCACCTCGGCACCCAGCAGTACCTGCTCACCACCGACTCCTACGGCCTGGCCGCGGTCGTGTCCTACCCGCAGGGCACCGGCTCCTACTGGGCCGCGAACGTCGGCGCTTCGAACAACCCGCACAGCGCCGAGCTGCTGCCCGACGGGAACGTCGCGGTGACCGCCAGCAACGGCGGTTTCGTCCGCGTCTACACCGCTTCGCAGGGCAACCGCTCCACCACCTACGCCCAGTTCGACCTGCCCGGCGCCCACGGCGTCTACTACGACCCCACCACGCGCCTGCTCTGGGCCGTCGGCAACGGCGACCTCGTCGGACTCGACGTCGCCGGCACCCCGGCGGCCCCGACGCTGGGCAAGGTCGTGGACACGCCCCTGCCCGCCGGCCCCACCTCCTACGGCCACGACGTCTACCCGGTCCGCGGCAACGCCGACCGCCTGTGGGTCACCACCGTCGCTGGCGTGTTCCAGTACTCGCTCTCGGCCCACACGTTCACCAAGGACTTCGCCGGCCAGGCCACCATCGACCGCCCCGACGTCAAGAGCATCGGCGACGCCCCGGTCACCGGGCAGGTCGTGACCTCGGCCATCCAGCCGGGCAACGCCTGCCCCTGGTGCACCGACACGGTGGACCTGTACCGGCCGCAGCACGCTCTGGAGCTGCACGGTGGGCAGATCTACAAGGCGCGGTGGTGGCTGGATCCGCGTCCGTGA
- a CDS encoding ATP-binding protein — protein sequence MISFAGLSGDAPTQFVNRLQAALFSWFKAHPATGGTLGGLLILDEAQNFVPSGASNPSTDSTVDLIRQVRKYGLGIVLASQAPKGIHNQALGNTANQFVGRVTAAAQVEAVKAMAAARNSIIGEPGSLSRGSFYAAGEGTAYVRIDVPLCLSHHDGPLTEDEVVERARRAPDNL from the coding sequence GTGATCAGCTTCGCCGGGCTGTCGGGCGACGCACCGACACAGTTCGTCAACCGCCTGCAGGCCGCCTTGTTCTCGTGGTTCAAGGCACACCCCGCCACGGGCGGCACGCTGGGCGGCCTGCTGATTCTCGACGAGGCGCAGAATTTCGTGCCGTCCGGTGCGTCCAACCCCAGCACTGACAGCACGGTGGACCTGATCCGTCAGGTCCGGAAGTATGGTCTGGGAATCGTGCTCGCGTCCCAAGCGCCGAAGGGAATCCACAACCAGGCGTTGGGGAACACGGCCAACCAGTTCGTCGGCAGGGTCACGGCGGCCGCCCAGGTGGAGGCCGTCAAGGCGATGGCAGCCGCGCGGAACTCGATCATCGGTGAGCCCGGTTCCCTCAGCCGCGGCAGCTTCTACGCCGCTGGCGAGGGAACCGCTTATGTCCGGATCGACGTACCCCTCTGCCTCAGCCACCACGACGGACCGCTGACCGAGGACGAGGTTGTCGAGCGTGCACGTCGCGCGCCCGACAACCTCTGA
- a CDS encoding AAA family ATPase → MNGELEALSRLHLGTAPTQDEVWDSVSPYHVESLHPHVSRRLLAAMAVVSDDRAPTAAVIQGETGAGKTHLLSWTREEIQSRGGFFFYIKLVNGHDFWRSATGSLVDSLYRKDEGGQEQLLHLLRELSRAAGLDDATCGAVTGERDVTPADLDTFIGGIRRLDRQVGNEARDTARALALVAAARDDAVAAGTSYFALNDDELGQRAVWGLPSGATPAQRVLRDLTRLFALVGPLVFAFDQLDNLVAVSESSSLTTPSSGERRAARRLSGDIADGLMDLREETRRTLMVVACQPDTWHKISQAAMGSALDRFDLLPELGAIPDNATAAAIVASRLRETYASTGFTPPCPTFPITTTALAEAPRRYTVRRLLQRVAQHVKSCLDSGHVVELTTLSDTKAAATTVSIASVSEDRSGDEALTERFEALRSEADPEMPLDKATEDRLMPGLVSAGLKCLMTEFAVDESRFVVEAGFGRRAALHAQLRLVLDEAIENDVRWSFRGVATGNALSAQSQMRNAMTEAGLEPGVVSRHLSLLRNTRYPSGRKTGEIKADFEARGGRSVPISGDDLRTLAALRRMLDEGMPGFGGWLRRTRPASRTEVFSSLVAQLHQYLGDPGGTMNPEEPLEESASRHAEDFAPTITFGTSRRGGRFFDASLEQLRMHTVVIGAAGSGKTVLLKRIVEQCALRGVSSIVLDPNDDLARLGDPWPTSPPAWHEGQAAEAERYFSSTEVVVWTPGLIRGHPLFFNPLPDFGPVLDDADDFRGLLTSTVNTLAPHVGIRGASARATQQRGVLRRALVHYAREGGRNLRGLVELLAEPPSDMVNARTRKLADSMADTPSKPRSTRTRSSTTRAGPSTRVSS, encoded by the coding sequence GTGAACGGGGAGCTGGAAGCCCTCAGCCGGCTGCACCTCGGCACGGCGCCGACGCAGGACGAGGTGTGGGACTCGGTCTCGCCATACCATGTCGAAAGCCTCCACCCCCACGTATCACGGCGGCTCCTCGCGGCGATGGCCGTAGTCAGCGACGATCGCGCTCCGACCGCGGCCGTGATCCAGGGCGAAACCGGGGCCGGGAAGACCCACCTGCTCAGCTGGACCCGTGAGGAGATCCAGAGCCGAGGCGGGTTCTTCTTCTACATCAAGCTCGTGAACGGCCACGACTTCTGGCGCAGCGCCACGGGCAGCCTGGTCGACAGCCTCTACCGCAAAGACGAGGGAGGACAGGAGCAACTGCTGCACCTGCTGCGCGAACTTTCGCGAGCGGCGGGGCTCGATGACGCGACGTGTGGCGCCGTCACTGGCGAACGCGACGTGACGCCTGCCGACCTCGACACCTTCATCGGTGGGATCCGCCGGCTGGACCGGCAAGTGGGCAACGAGGCTCGCGACACCGCTCGCGCGCTGGCACTGGTCGCTGCCGCACGGGACGATGCCGTGGCGGCCGGCACCTCGTACTTTGCGCTCAACGATGACGAGCTGGGCCAGCGCGCCGTGTGGGGTTTGCCTTCCGGCGCGACCCCGGCCCAGCGTGTGCTGCGCGATCTGACCCGGCTGTTCGCCCTCGTCGGCCCGTTGGTCTTCGCGTTTGACCAGCTCGACAACCTCGTGGCCGTGTCCGAGAGTTCGTCGCTCACCACGCCTTCGTCGGGCGAGCGCCGGGCCGCCAGGCGCCTGAGCGGGGACATCGCCGACGGGCTGATGGACCTTCGGGAAGAGACCCGCCGCACGCTGATGGTTGTCGCCTGCCAGCCGGACACCTGGCACAAGATCTCTCAAGCGGCCATGGGCTCGGCGCTGGACCGGTTCGATCTCCTTCCGGAACTCGGGGCGATCCCGGACAATGCAACGGCCGCCGCGATCGTCGCGAGCCGTCTGCGCGAGACCTACGCGTCGACTGGGTTCACCCCGCCGTGCCCGACTTTCCCAATCACCACGACCGCACTCGCGGAAGCGCCGCGGCGCTATACGGTCCGCCGGCTCCTGCAACGGGTGGCCCAGCACGTCAAGTCCTGCCTGGATTCCGGGCACGTGGTCGAACTGACCACGCTGAGTGACACGAAGGCGGCCGCCACTACGGTCAGCATCGCATCGGTCAGCGAGGACCGTTCCGGAGACGAAGCGCTTACCGAGCGGTTCGAGGCGCTGCGGAGCGAGGCGGATCCGGAGATGCCGCTCGACAAGGCAACCGAAGACCGGCTCATGCCTGGCCTGGTGAGCGCGGGGCTCAAGTGCTTGATGACCGAATTCGCGGTGGACGAATCCCGGTTTGTGGTCGAGGCCGGCTTCGGGCGCAGGGCCGCGCTGCACGCACAGTTGCGGCTCGTCCTCGACGAGGCAATCGAGAACGACGTCCGGTGGTCCTTCCGTGGCGTAGCCACAGGCAACGCTCTCTCCGCGCAGTCGCAGATGCGCAACGCGATGACCGAGGCCGGGCTCGAGCCAGGTGTGGTGAGCCGGCACCTGTCGCTGTTGCGCAACACCCGCTATCCATCGGGCCGCAAGACCGGGGAAATCAAGGCCGATTTCGAAGCCCGAGGGGGCCGGTCCGTCCCGATCAGCGGTGACGATCTGCGGACGTTGGCGGCATTGCGGCGGATGCTCGACGAGGGCATGCCGGGCTTCGGCGGATGGCTGCGACGGACACGGCCCGCCTCCCGGACCGAGGTGTTCTCCTCGCTCGTCGCCCAACTGCACCAGTATCTCGGCGATCCCGGCGGCACAATGAATCCGGAGGAGCCTCTCGAGGAGTCAGCTTCTCGGCATGCCGAGGACTTCGCGCCGACCATCACGTTCGGCACGAGCCGGCGAGGTGGTCGGTTCTTCGACGCTTCTCTGGAGCAGCTCCGGATGCACACAGTGGTGATCGGCGCTGCCGGTTCGGGGAAGACCGTGCTGCTGAAGCGGATCGTGGAGCAGTGTGCGCTGCGCGGCGTTTCGAGCATCGTCCTTGATCCGAACGACGATCTCGCCCGGCTCGGCGATCCCTGGCCGACATCGCCGCCGGCGTGGCACGAAGGCCAGGCTGCCGAAGCGGAGCGGTACTTCTCCAGCACCGAGGTGGTCGTGTGGACACCGGGCCTCATCCGTGGCCATCCGCTGTTCTTCAACCCCCTGCCCGACTTCGGTCCGGTCCTCGACGACGCGGACGACTTCAGAGGGCTGCTCACCTCGACGGTGAACACCCTCGCACCGCACGTCGGCATCCGCGGCGCCTCTGCCCGGGCCACCCAGCAGCGGGGCGTCCTGCGCCGCGCCCTCGTCCACTACGCCCGTGAGGGCGGACGAAACTTGAGGGGCCTCGTGGAACTGCTTGCCGAACCGCCGAGTGACATGGTGAACGCGCGGACCCGCAAGCTGGCCGACAGTATGGCGGACACACCCTCGAAGCCGCGCTCGACACGGACCCGCTCCTCGACGACTCGGGCCGGTCCGTCGACCCGGGTGTCCTCCTGA
- a CDS encoding DUF4365 domain-containing protein — translation MLDAKQHQGKFGEDYVRVLASAAGLLVLKEDLDVDGIDLGFRATGQYGKVFSPTIEAQIKTWSAPRQSSGNLIYRGLSEWQFNKLAGPDFSIPRFLFVICVPSDSASYAASLTEGVLLRHLGYFVSLHAEQPIANPDKHKKRPVKVPTANVLTATTLRRLTETRSVW, via the coding sequence ATGCTCGATGCCAAGCAGCACCAGGGCAAGTTCGGAGAGGACTACGTCCGGGTGCTCGCCTCGGCCGCCGGGTTGCTCGTGCTGAAAGAAGATCTCGACGTCGACGGTATCGATCTCGGATTCCGTGCCACCGGGCAGTACGGAAAAGTCTTCTCGCCCACCATCGAGGCACAGATCAAGACATGGTCGGCCCCGCGGCAATCGTCGGGGAACTTGATCTACCGTGGCCTCAGCGAATGGCAATTCAACAAGCTCGCCGGACCCGACTTCTCGATCCCCCGGTTCCTCTTCGTGATCTGCGTCCCGTCCGACAGTGCCTCCTACGCCGCGTCCCTGACGGAGGGCGTGCTGTTACGCCACCTCGGCTACTTCGTCTCCCTGCACGCCGAACAGCCGATCGCGAACCCCGACAAGCACAAGAAACGCCCGGTCAAGGTTCCCACCGCCAACGTGCTGACCGCCACCACGCTGCGCCGGCTCACCGAGACTCGATCGGTCTGGTGA
- a CDS encoding KamA family radical SAM protein: MTAIQEPVPPAAHDQPYEYARTELVEPDWRRFPGWHDVTDAEWRDAQWQRVHCVRNVKQLRALMGDLLEERFYEDLLADQREMATMSMLLPPQMLNTMAASAGSDPVKVTEAFYADPIRRYMLPVRSDRDLAWPSHPHSERDSLHEAEMWVAEGLTHRYPTKVLAEMISTCPQYCGHCTRMDLVGNSTEQVEKHKLTLKPVDRQDAMIDYLKRTPGVRDVVVSGGDVANVPWPQLESFLMRLMDIETVRDIRLATKALAALPQHWLQPKVTEGLERVAVTAQRRGVNLAIHTHVNHAQSVTPLVAEAARTALEVGVRDVRNQGVLMRGVNATPAALLDLCLALQGEANILPYYFYMCDMIPNAEHWRVAVWEAQELQHAIMGYLPGYATPRIVCDVPYVGKRWVHQLADYDRERGISYWTKNYRTGIEHADPEALQRQYPYYDPISTLPESGRKWWAEQNG; this comes from the coding sequence ATGACTGCGATCCAGGAACCTGTGCCGCCTGCCGCCCACGACCAGCCGTACGAGTACGCCCGCACCGAGCTGGTGGAACCGGACTGGCGCCGCTTCCCCGGCTGGCACGACGTGACCGACGCGGAGTGGCGCGACGCCCAGTGGCAGCGGGTGCATTGCGTGCGCAATGTCAAGCAGCTGCGCGCGCTGATGGGTGATCTGCTCGAGGAGCGGTTCTACGAGGACCTGCTCGCCGACCAGCGGGAAATGGCCACGATGTCGATGCTGCTGCCCCCGCAGATGCTCAACACGATGGCCGCCTCCGCCGGCAGCGACCCGGTGAAGGTCACCGAGGCGTTCTACGCCGACCCGATCCGCCGCTACATGCTGCCCGTGCGCAGCGACCGCGACCTCGCGTGGCCCAGCCACCCGCACTCGGAGCGCGACTCGCTGCACGAGGCGGAGATGTGGGTCGCCGAGGGCCTCACGCACCGGTACCCGACCAAGGTGCTCGCGGAGATGATCTCGACGTGCCCCCAGTACTGCGGGCACTGCACGCGCATGGACCTCGTCGGGAACTCGACCGAGCAGGTCGAGAAGCACAAGCTCACGCTCAAGCCGGTCGACCGCCAGGACGCGATGATCGACTACCTCAAGCGCACCCCGGGCGTGCGTGACGTCGTGGTCTCCGGCGGGGATGTGGCCAACGTGCCGTGGCCGCAGCTCGAGTCGTTCCTCATGCGCCTGATGGACATCGAGACCGTCCGCGACATCCGCCTCGCCACCAAGGCACTCGCGGCGCTGCCGCAGCACTGGCTGCAGCCGAAGGTGACCGAAGGCCTCGAGCGCGTCGCCGTCACCGCCCAGCGGCGTGGGGTGAACCTCGCCATCCACACGCACGTCAACCACGCGCAGTCCGTGACGCCCCTGGTCGCCGAAGCCGCGCGGACGGCGTTGGAGGTCGGCGTGCGCGACGTGCGCAACCAGGGCGTGCTCATGCGCGGCGTCAACGCCACCCCCGCCGCACTGCTGGACCTGTGCCTCGCCCTGCAGGGCGAGGCGAACATCCTGCCGTACTACTTCTACATGTGCGACATGATCCCCAACGCCGAACACTGGCGCGTCGCCGTGTGGGAAGCCCAGGAACTGCAGCACGCGATCATGGGCTACCTGCCGGGGTATGCGACCCCGCGCATCGTGTGCGACGTGCCCTACGTCGGCAAGCGCTGGGTCCACCAGCTCGCCGACTACGACCGCGAGCGCGGCATCTCCTACTGGACGAAGAACTACCGCACCGGCATCGAGCACGCGGACCCGGAAGCGTTGCAGCGGCAGTATCCGTACTACGACCCGATTTCCACGCTGCCGGAGAGCGGGCGGAAGTGGTGGGCTGAGCAGAACGGCTGA